A stretch of the Arthrobacter sp. PAMC 25486 genome encodes the following:
- a CDS encoding Pr6Pr family membrane protein → MESMTLRRSFAAVRFAFGAVTLIAVGIQLGIHIGHGFSVLNFFSYFTNLSNIFAAVVLVVESVLSWRGKDLGPAWALLRCISVVCMALVGIVFSALLRDVDLGSLLPWINTWLHYVMPVATVADWLIFPPRHTIALQRLGVAVAFPLAYLAYSLIRGAAINWYAYPFLNPADGGYGAVLLTCLIIAVGFVAMTALMMVLGNKLGRRAATASVPTVQRAR, encoded by the coding sequence ATGGAATCCATGACCCTTCGCCGCAGCTTTGCCGCCGTCCGTTTTGCTTTTGGGGCGGTGACGCTCATCGCCGTCGGCATTCAGCTGGGCATTCACATCGGCCACGGTTTCAGCGTGCTGAACTTCTTCAGCTACTTCACCAACCTCTCCAACATTTTCGCCGCCGTCGTGCTCGTGGTGGAGTCGGTGCTTTCCTGGCGTGGGAAGGACCTTGGCCCGGCCTGGGCGCTGCTGCGCTGCATCTCGGTGGTGTGCATGGCCCTGGTGGGCATCGTGTTCAGTGCCCTGCTGCGCGACGTGGATCTGGGCTCGTTGCTGCCGTGGATCAACACCTGGCTGCACTACGTGATGCCCGTTGCCACCGTGGCCGACTGGCTCATCTTCCCGCCCCGGCACACCATTGCGTTGCAGCGTCTGGGCGTTGCCGTGGCCTTCCCCCTCGCGTACCTGGCCTATTCCCTGATTCGCGGGGCGGCCATCAACTGGTACGCCTACCCCTTCCTGAACCCGGCCGACGGCGGATATGGTGCGGTGTTGCTGACCTGTCTCATCATCGCCGTGGGATTCGTGGCGATGACGGCGCTGATGATGGTGCTGGGCAACAAGCTGGGCCGCCGGGCCGCTACAGCGTCTGTGCCAACAGTGCAGCGAGCTCGCTAG
- a CDS encoding bifunctional lysylphosphatidylglycerol flippase/synthetase MprF, whose protein sequence is MTSVPASVSEATPRLARIVSLLKKSPATVSLLLLVIVATAAIGGLGAGPSEDVLAMVGIDLDDALSKWWTLLASTFFAASWPGLLLLLLVIAVGVGVAERFIGPWRALGMFLLGHVVSSLVLVALSAVGTADNDAWLAYIGGNYVVGAFGGATAALGASTASMNNLWRHRTQTWLMALSVMFALYLGIAETLQLLAGAVFGVVVGRLGNTGRNAQARRLFVRPSLRESRFLLATIVGTFAAGPLLAHLTANLAVGPLSTMATLTMQARPDADELSEMCGGHPACMSLQEIVGVSSLGAVVLSVIPLLLLLLCSEGLRRGRRLALWTAVAINALIALVVAASFVLFIVDPDYDPSEVAAGYLFIYILPSVVVPAAIAVLLFMKRSKFEVTGNIKAARRVLRATAWVAAAVVVLYVLMWFIEGNFGRLGLMDLLAQLTHILIPFPLPFVVELPQGLVTVLLYGFGGAVIWMVFGVQAFRILRTYIANTDTTEEGTARIRELLRSGGGSLSWMALWPNNAYWHSDDGRNAVAYQVHNGVALTVAGPFGAVDGQEAAARDFVHHAVEQGLVPCFYSAPADVGEALAGMHFERLEVAEETLLDIAAMSFKGKEWQNVRTALNRAGKLGIKDLWAPYSAMPPGVRAQFAEISEEWVSDKALPEMGFTLGGLDEVKDDHVMCCAAVDDDGLVHGVTSWLPVYTDGQVTGWTLDFMRRRSDGFKGVMEFLIASAVTHFQATVPMISLSGSPLANTAEVEGDAESSAVDKVLDLLGNALEPMYGFKSLASFKSRFQPAHRTLYMFYQDSLALPAIGLAITSAYLPGLSARQSAAIVRQMTAREAAK, encoded by the coding sequence ATGACCAGCGTGCCAGCGAGTGTCAGCGAAGCCACACCAAGGCTGGCCCGAATAGTTTCCCTCCTAAAAAAGTCCCCTGCGACTGTGTCACTTCTGCTGCTGGTCATTGTTGCCACGGCTGCTATCGGCGGGTTGGGCGCCGGCCCTTCCGAGGACGTGCTCGCGATGGTGGGCATTGATCTCGATGATGCGTTGTCGAAATGGTGGACGCTGCTTGCCAGCACCTTCTTTGCAGCATCGTGGCCCGGGCTGTTGTTGTTGCTTCTGGTGATTGCGGTCGGTGTTGGCGTTGCGGAGCGGTTCATCGGTCCGTGGCGGGCCCTTGGCATGTTTCTGCTGGGCCATGTGGTTAGCTCGCTGGTTCTGGTGGCGTTGTCCGCCGTCGGCACTGCGGACAACGACGCATGGCTCGCCTACATCGGCGGGAACTATGTGGTGGGCGCTTTTGGCGGCGCCACCGCGGCACTGGGTGCGTCCACGGCGTCGATGAACAATTTATGGCGCCACCGCACCCAGACGTGGCTGATGGCGCTTTCTGTCATGTTCGCCCTCTACCTGGGCATTGCCGAAACCCTGCAACTTTTGGCCGGCGCCGTGTTCGGCGTTGTGGTCGGACGGCTGGGGAACACCGGCCGCAACGCCCAAGCGCGACGGCTGTTTGTCCGGCCATCATTGCGGGAGTCCAGATTCCTGCTGGCCACCATTGTTGGAACGTTCGCTGCCGGGCCGTTGCTGGCACATCTCACCGCCAATCTTGCGGTGGGTCCGCTGTCAACCATGGCGACCTTGACGATGCAGGCGCGTCCCGATGCGGATGAGCTCAGCGAAATGTGCGGCGGTCACCCAGCGTGCATGAGCCTGCAGGAAATTGTGGGTGTCAGCAGTCTGGGCGCCGTGGTGCTGTCGGTGATTCCGTTGCTGCTGCTGCTGTTGTGCTCAGAAGGGCTGCGCCGTGGCCGGCGGCTAGCGCTGTGGACAGCGGTGGCCATCAATGCCCTGATTGCGCTGGTCGTGGCGGCATCATTTGTACTTTTCATAGTGGACCCGGACTATGATCCTTCCGAGGTGGCGGCCGGCTACCTGTTTATCTACATCCTGCCGTCGGTTGTGGTTCCGGCCGCCATTGCCGTTCTGTTGTTTATGAAGCGCAGCAAATTTGAGGTAACAGGAAACATCAAGGCCGCGAGGCGCGTGCTGCGGGCCACCGCGTGGGTGGCGGCGGCCGTTGTGGTGTTGTATGTGCTCATGTGGTTCATTGAAGGCAACTTCGGGCGCCTCGGTCTCATGGACCTGCTGGCCCAATTGACCCACATCCTCATCCCATTCCCCCTGCCATTTGTCGTGGAGCTGCCGCAAGGCCTGGTCACGGTGCTGCTCTATGGTTTTGGCGGCGCCGTCATTTGGATGGTGTTTGGCGTGCAGGCCTTCAGGATCCTGCGCACTTACATTGCAAATACGGACACCACTGAGGAGGGCACGGCCCGGATCCGCGAACTCCTCCGATCCGGCGGAGGTTCGCTGTCCTGGATGGCGCTGTGGCCCAACAACGCGTATTGGCACAGTGATGACGGCCGGAACGCGGTGGCCTACCAGGTGCACAACGGAGTCGCCTTGACCGTGGCGGGCCCCTTTGGTGCCGTGGATGGACAGGAGGCGGCCGCCCGGGATTTTGTGCACCACGCGGTGGAACAGGGCCTGGTCCCGTGCTTTTATTCGGCCCCTGCGGATGTGGGGGAAGCCCTGGCCGGAATGCACTTTGAGCGGCTGGAGGTGGCCGAGGAGACGCTGCTGGACATTGCAGCCATGTCGTTCAAGGGCAAGGAATGGCAGAACGTGCGCACGGCACTGAACCGGGCGGGCAAACTCGGGATCAAGGATCTGTGGGCGCCCTACTCGGCCATGCCTCCCGGGGTCCGGGCACAGTTTGCCGAAATCTCTGAAGAGTGGGTGTCCGACAAGGCGTTGCCGGAAATGGGCTTCACGCTCGGCGGCCTCGATGAGGTCAAGGACGATCACGTCATGTGCTGCGCGGCGGTTGACGACGACGGACTGGTCCACGGTGTGACCAGCTGGCTGCCGGTGTACACCGACGGGCAGGTCACAGGGTGGACCTTGGACTTCATGCGGCGCCGCAGTGACGGTTTTAAGGGCGTCATGGAATTCCTCATTGCTTCGGCGGTAACCCACTTTCAAGCAACCGTGCCCATGATTTCGCTTTCGGGCTCACCGCTGGCGAATACGGCCGAGGTCGAAGGAGATGCGGAATCTTCGGCGGTGGACAAGGTGTTGGACTTGCTGGGCAATGCGCTGGAGCCCATGTATGGATTCAAGTCCCTGGCGTCCTTTAAGTCCCGCTTTCAGCCGGCGCACCGGACACTGTACATGTTCTATCAGGACTCGCTGGCCCTGCCCGCCATTGGACTGGCCATCACCTCGGCCTACCTGCCAGGGTTGTCGGCCCGGCAAAGTGCGGCAATCGTTCGGCAAATGACTGCGAGGGAAGCTGCAAAGTAG
- a CDS encoding esterase family protein → MVAGIGINADAGIDRTLGAVLGLDTGETVKLPVPGQGGGQEGAVPLWQSWKPPAGMPAAGEQGTHDIPNSHSGFIARPAGIYLPPAARTAKPPILPLVIMLMGQPGDPTPQFIGGVLDTYAAANQGLAPIVVVADQIGPDQNDTLCVDSKKYGKVESYIMKDVVGFARDNLGVLQDPKSWTIAGYSNGGQCAISLGAKYPDVFGNILDISGEEFPGAEDSSGNLAQVFNGDQAAYDAQKPINIMAGKHFRDTTAIFTVGALDAIYVPAAQTVSAAAQAAGMATTYYEVPNAGHLGAALTGGLEKGFEILYPRLDLSR, encoded by the coding sequence GTGGTGGCCGGTATTGGCATCAACGCCGACGCGGGCATCGACAGGACACTGGGTGCGGTGTTGGGGCTCGACACGGGAGAAACTGTGAAGCTCCCCGTCCCTGGCCAGGGCGGTGGCCAGGAGGGGGCGGTGCCGCTGTGGCAAAGCTGGAAGCCACCGGCCGGTATGCCGGCTGCGGGCGAACAGGGAACCCACGACATTCCCAACAGCCACTCCGGGTTCATAGCCCGCCCGGCAGGGATCTACCTGCCGCCGGCGGCCAGGACCGCAAAGCCGCCGATCCTACCGCTGGTCATCATGCTGATGGGACAGCCCGGAGATCCAACCCCGCAATTCATCGGCGGAGTGCTGGACACGTACGCCGCCGCAAACCAGGGGCTGGCACCCATCGTGGTGGTGGCAGACCAGATCGGTCCGGACCAAAATGACACCCTGTGCGTGGACAGCAAAAAGTACGGCAAGGTGGAAAGCTACATCATGAAGGACGTGGTGGGGTTTGCCAGGGACAATTTGGGGGTCCTGCAGGACCCGAAGTCCTGGACCATTGCCGGGTACTCCAACGGCGGCCAGTGCGCCATTTCCCTGGGTGCTAAATATCCCGACGTCTTTGGCAACATCCTGGACATCTCCGGTGAGGAGTTCCCCGGTGCGGAAGACTCCAGCGGCAACCTGGCCCAGGTGTTCAATGGTGACCAAGCCGCCTACGACGCGCAAAAACCGATCAACATCATGGCCGGCAAGCACTTTCGTGACACGACCGCGATTTTCACTGTTGGTGCGCTGGATGCCATCTATGTACCGGCGGCCCAGACGGTCTCCGCCGCTGCCCAGGCCGCCGGCATGGCAACGACCTATTACGAGGTGCCTAACGCCGGGCACTTGGGTGCGGCGCTGACCGGCGGCTTGGAGAAAGGATTTGAAATCCTGTATCCGCGACTGGACCTGAGCCGGTGA